Proteins encoded in a region of the Phaenicophaeus curvirostris isolate KB17595 chromosome 1, BPBGC_Pcur_1.0, whole genome shotgun sequence genome:
- the VSTM5 gene encoding V-set and transmembrane domain-containing protein 5 has translation MPGRGPPPRRPAPLASRRWQRSPSVGRSHPPPAPGDRGAEGEGGEERGGAVGQRRPPPWRRGGSALGALRGVLGTASLCLAAGWALHTPGGVSLVVPQHNINATVAQNILLSVEYSCRGVATVEWKHVSSWGTTKIVEWKSGNYVNISTVYKDRVTTFENGSIQLLNVGMKDAGYYFITVTEEYGTNTYGTIIVNVYEIIYEDLHFVAVLFAFLAAVAAILICFMWLCNKSLHLFQKKTTHKLTASTTEEIELETMEC, from the exons ATGCCGGGCCGGGGGCCGCCCCCTCGCCGCCCGGCGCCGCTCGCCTCCCGGCGATGGCAGCGCTCCCCCTCCGTCGGCCGATCGCACCCTCCGCCCGCGCCGGGGGATCGCGGCGCAGAGGGCGAGGGAGGAGAGGAGCGAGGAGGAGCGGTGGGGCAGCGCCGGCCTCCCCCCTGGCGccgcggcggctccgcgctGGGCGCGCTGCGGGGCGTCCTGGGCACCGCCAGCCTCTGCCTGGCCGCCGGCTGGGCCCTGCACA CTCCTGGGGGAGTATCATTAGTTGTCCCACAGCACAACATCAATGCAACAGTGGCACAAAACATCTTGCTCTCCGTTGAATACTCTTGCAGAGGTGTCGCCACTGTTGAATGGAAGCACGTGTCGAGCTGGGGCACCACCAAAATTGTTGAGTGGAAAAGTGGGAACTATGTCAACATATCAACGGTGTACAAGGACAGAGTGACTACTTTTGAAAATGGCTCTATACAGCTTCTGAACGTGGGCATGAAAGATGCTGGCTACTATTTTATCACTGTAACAGAGGAGTATGGGACCAACACCTATGGCACCATCATAGTCAATGTTTATG AGATTATCTATGAAGATTTACATTTTGTAGCAGTTCTATTTGCATTTCTTGCTGCAGTAGCTGCCATTTTGATCTGCTTCATGTGGCTATGTAATAAATCTCTGCATCTCTTCCAGAAGAAGACAACACACAAACTCACAG CAAGCACAACTGAAGAGATTGAATTGGAAACCATGGAGTGTTAG